GTCATACGGACTGCCGTTTGTTTCGCCGACAATCCGGAACTTCACCGGGTTGCCGGCTCCACTTCCGGAACCCGCCCTGCTCCCACTCGCTTCGCTCGGACCCAGCGGGCTTTGCAGCCCATTCAATCGGAGTCCGTATCAGAAGGTGCGGGTCACGACCTGACCGGCCTGTCCGAGGGGGGCGGGCGCGGCGCCGTTCACGGCGACCTTCACGGCCCCGGCGTTCCCGGTGCGGATGGTCACGCCTTTCGGGAACCCCTTGACGGTTCCGGCCGGCGGGGTGCCCTGGTACAGCACGCGGCCCGCCGCGTCGGTCACGCGGGTCCAGGACGCGCCGCTGAAGGTGACGTTCACCGCCTGCGCCGGGGTCGCTGCGGGCGTGGGGGCGACGGCCGGAGGAGCGGCCGGGGTGGTCGTGGTCGGGGTGGTGGAGCCGCCCGGCGTGACAGTTCCCGTGGCCGGGGTCGGCGCTGGCCGGGCGGCGCGGGCGGCGTTCAGGTCCACCAGGGCGCTGTTCTGTCCGGTCGGGCGCAGCTGGGCGCGCAGGTTGCGACTGCGGCTCAGGTCCACCGTTTCTTTCAGGGGGGCGCGTCCGGCGGCTTCTACACGCAGCTGCGCGTTGCGGCGGGCGTCCACCGGGAACGACCGGACGGGCGTGACGCCCAGGTCGCGGTTGTCCAGGTAGACGCGCGCGCCGGCCGGCACGCTGCTGACGCTCAGGCGGACGGTCGCGACCGGGGCGGGGGTCGGTTCGGGCGTCACGGCGGGCGTGACCACCGCCGGGGCGGGTGCGGGCCGCAGGGCGCTCAGGGCGTAGTACCCGCCGGCCGCGAGGACGATCACGCCGGTCGCCACGCCGGCCAGCAGCGCCGGGCTCAGGCCGCGGCCAGGGGCGCGCGGGCCGGGTCGGGCGGCCGGGCCGCGCAGCGACTGCGTCATCTCGGCCGAGGCCGGCACGCTGCGGTCGAAGTCGGCCAGCAGCGGCGCGGGGTCCAGGCTGAGTTCACGGGCGTAGCGT
The DNA window shown above is from Deinococcus sp. LM3 and carries:
- a CDS encoding helix-turn-helix domain-containing protein; protein product: MSFGAALKQARESQGLTTQDVALRTKIRGDYLRALEDGNTSLLPERTFARSYLQRYARELSLDPAPLLADFDRSVPASAEMTQSLRGPAARPGPRAPGRGLSPALLAGVATGVIVLAAGGYYALSALRPAPAPAVVTPAVTPEPTPAPVATVRLSVSSVPAGARVYLDNRDLGVTPVRSFPVDARRNAQLRVEAAGRAPLKETVDLSRSRNLRAQLRPTGQNSALVDLNAARAARPAPTPATGTVTPGGSTTPTTTTPAAPPAVAPTPAATPAQAVNVTFSGASWTRVTDAAGRVLYQGTPPAGTVKGFPKGVTIRTGNAGAVKVAVNGAAPAPLGQAGQVVTRTF